From one Pseudopipra pipra isolate bDixPip1 chromosome 2, bDixPip1.hap1, whole genome shotgun sequence genomic stretch:
- the DYRK1A gene encoding dual specificity tyrosine-phosphorylation-regulated kinase 1A: MHTGGETSACKPSSVRLAPSFSFHAAGLQMAGQMSHSHQQYSDRRPQNISDQQVSALSYAEQLEQPLPLTNQRRMPQTFRDPATAPLRKLSVDLIKTYKHINEVYYAKKKRRHQQGQGDDSSHKKERKVYNDGYDDDNYDYIVKNGEKWMDRYEIDSLIGKGSFGQVVKAYDRMEQEWVAIKIIKNKKAFLNQAQIEVRLLELMNKHDTEMKYYIVHLKRHFMFRNHLCLVFEMLSYNLYDLLRNTNFRGVSLNLTRKFAQQMCTALLFLATPELSIIHCDLKPENILLCNPKRSAIKIVDFGSSCQLGQRIYQYIQSRFYRSPEVLLGMPYDLAIDMWSLGCILVEMHTGEPLFSGANEVDQMNKIVEVLGIPPTHILDQAPKARKFFEKLPDSTWNLKKTKDGKREYKPPATRKLHNILGVETGGPGGRRAGEPGHTVADYLKFKDLILRMLDYDPKTRIQPYYALQHSFFKKTADEGTNTSNSVSTSPAMEQSQSSGTTSSTSSSSGGSSGTSNSGRARSDPTHQHRHSGGHFTAAVQAMDCETHSPQVRQQFPPPIGWTATEAPTQVTVENHPVQETTFHVNPQQQNALHHHHGNSSHHHHHHHHHHHHHGQQALGSRTRPRVYNSPTNSSSTQDSMEVGHSHHSMTSLSSSTTSSSTSSSSTGNQGNQAYQNRPVAANTLDFGQNGAMDMNLTVYSNPRQETGIAGHPTYQFSANTGPAHYMTEGHLAMRQGIDREESPMTGVCVQQSPVASS, from the exons GAGGAGAGACTTCAGCATGCAAACCTTCATCTGTTCGGCTTGCACCATCGTTTTCATTCCATGCTGCTGGCCTTCAGATGGCTGGACAGATGTCCCACTCCCATCAGCAGTACAGTGACCGGCGGCCGCAGAACATCAGTGACCAGCAGGTTTCTGCCTTATCCTACGCTGAGCAGCTCGAGCAGCCACTCCCACTGACAAACCAG AGGCGGATGCCCCAAACGTTCCGTGATCCAGCCACTGCTCCACTGAGGAAACTCTCCGTAGATTTGATCAAAACATACAAGCATATTAATGAG GTTtactatgcaaaaaaaaaacgGCGGCATCAGCAGGGCCAAGGAGATGATTCCAGTCacaaaaaggagaggaaggttTACAACGATGGATATGATGATGACAACTATGATTATATTGTGAAAAATGGGGAGAAGTGGATGGATCGTTATGAGATCGACTCTTTAATAGGCAAAGGATCCTTTGGACAG GTTGTCAAGGCCTATGACCGAATGGAGCAGGAGTGGGTGGCCATCAAAATCATCAAAAACAAGAAGGCTTTCTTAAACCAGGCCCAGATTGAAGTGAGACTGCTTGAGCTTATGAACAAACATGACACTGAGATGAAGTACTACATAG TGCATTTGAAGCGTCACTTCATGTTCCGGAACCACCTGTGCTTGGTGTTCGAGATGTTGTCCTACAACCTGTACGACCTGCTGAGGAACACCAACTTCAGGGGGGTGTCCCTGAACCTCACCAGGAAGTTTGCCCAGCAGatgtgcacagctctgctcttcctGGCCACCCCCGAGCTCAGCATCATTCACTGTGACCTAAAACCCGAGAACATCCTGCTCTGCAACCCCAAACGCAGCGCCATCAAGATCGTGGATTTCGGCAGCTCGTGTCAGCTCGGACAGAGG atataCCAATATATCCAGAGTCGTTTTTATCGATCACCAGAGGTGCTACTGGGAATGCCTTATGATCTTGCAATTGATATGTGGTCCCTTGGGTGTATTTTAGTGGAGATGCACACTGGAGAGCCTCTCTTTAGTGGGGCAAATGAG GTGGATCAGATGAATAAAATAGTGGAAGTTTTGGGGATACCACCTACCCACATCCTCGACCAAGCACCAAAAGCAAGAAAGTTCTTTGAGAAGTTGCCAGATAGCACTTGGAACTTGAAGAAGACCAAAGATGGAAAAAGG GAATACAAACCCCCCGCGACTCGCAAACTTCACAACATCCTGGGAGTTGAGACCGGAGGACCAGGCGGGCGCCGGGCCGGGGAACCGGGTCATACTGTAGCCGACTACTTGAAGTTCAAAGACCTCATCTTAAGGATGCTTGACTATGACCCCAAGACACGGATCCAGCCCTACTATGCCCTGCAGCACAGTTTCTTCAAGAAAACAGCAGATGAAGGTACAAACACGAGTAACAGCGTGTCCACCAGTCCTGCCATGGAGCAGTCGCAGTCTTCGGGAACCACCTCTAGTACATCTTCAAGCTCAG GTGGATCTTCCGGAACGAGCAACAGCGGGAGGGCACGGTCGGACCCCACACACCAGCATCGACACAGTGGTGGGCacttcactgctgctgttcaaGCGATGGACTGTGAGACACACAGCCCACAG GTTCGACAGCAGTTTCCTCCCCCGATTGGTTGGACGGCCACCGAAGCTCCGACACAGGTCACTGTTGAAAACCACCCAGTTCAAGAAACCACCTTCCATGTAAACCCTCAACAACAGAATGCATTACATCATCACCACGGCAACagctcccaccaccaccaccatcaccaccaccaccaccaccaccatggACAGCAAGCCTTGGGCAGCCGGACCAGGCCGAGAGTCTACAATTCTCCAACAAACAGCTCCTCCACCCAGGATTCTATGGAGGTGGGCCACAGTCACCACTCCATGACATCCCTGTCTTCCTCAACTACTTCTTCCTCTACATCTTCCTCCTCTACTGGTAACCAAGGCAATCAGGCCTATCAGAACCGCCCAGTGGCTGCTAATACCTTGGACTTTGGACAGAACGGAGCGATGGACATGAATTTAACAGTCTACTCTAATCCGCGCCAGGAAACGGGCATAGCTGGACATCCCACGTACCAGTTCTCTGCTAACACAGGTCCTGCTCATTACATGACTGAAGGACACCTTGCCATGAGGCAAGGCATTGATAGAGAAGAGTCTCCCATGACAGGAGTTTGTGTTCAGCAAAGTCCTGTGGCTAGCTCGTGA